Below is a genomic region from Thunnus thynnus chromosome 22, fThuThy2.1, whole genome shotgun sequence.
GTAGGAGATTTGGATGGGAGAATGGAGTTTGGAGAAGAGGTTTGGGGCTGGGAAACTGTCTTAGGTGAAGATGTTTGAGAGAAGAGAAAGGTCTTAAATGTACCAGTTTGGGAATTGAGAAGAGGTTTGGATGGAGAAGTTTGAACCTGAAGAAAAGGCTTGGGTGAAGAAGTTTGGGACTGAAATAAAGGTTTGATGTAAGGATTTGGGGGCTGGGGGCTAGACTGGCTACCCATTCCATATTTGATTAGACTAACTTGGGATTTGGATAGACTAGCCATCCAGCGCTGCAAAGAACTACTTTGGGTCTCAAACCTTACAAAACTAGATTGGTCCTGGATTGGTCTTGTTGGATTCTGAGATGTTGGCATTGAAGGTTTTATATCGTGGAAGATTTGATTGCTTGAAGGTATAGATGTGGTGGTTTTGGGGTTTGATGTTATATCCCTTGTTTCAGGATTGGTGGACAGTTTTAAATCCTGCAAATTAATCtttgcctcttttcttttcatcttaCTACCCttcagaggagggaggggagtaAAGAAGGGTGGCAAGGAAGGAGGACTGGTTGACTTTTGCACTGAGATGTTTGCCAATAGAGTGGAAGTTGCTTTTACCTCTTTAGCCTCATCTgatgagaaagaggctgtgaaTGGAAGGTGGGTGGATGAGAAAAAAGAGCTCTTGGGGTCTTTGGTATGAGTAACAAGGTTTCCTGTGTTAGTGCCTGCCTCTTCAGTCATACCTGAAAGGTATCCTGAAGTTACATAGATGTCAGTCTCACTGCTTTCAGTAGAATTTTGAAGAGACCCTAAAGTAACAGAGATGTTCCTTTTGTTGATGGCCTGATTTGTCAGGTGATTAACTGCAAGGGATGCTAAAGTTGCAGAGCTGTTCATCTCCAAGATTGAACGAGTGACTTCTGTTGGTGTTTCCGGAGATTTGTAGCTTTGTGTTCCACTGCTTGTTGTCGTAGGGGGTTGTAAGGTAGTAGGAGGGTTGGCTATCTCGTTGCCAGTTTGTTTGAATGATACTCTATGTGTTCTGAGAGCTGcaagagaggaagatgagagaaGAGAAGGTATTAGTTAGGATGAAGTGTGGATAGAGGGACAGAAAGTTAGGCATTTCAGGATGCCTAGTTTGTGTTTGGCTTTGGCCTGGagttccttttttttacttataaataatcacaaatcataaataaatcatcaacAACTTACAAGCTGGTTGAATACCTGGCGGAGCAGTAACTTTATCCTCCTGCAGTGCAAAAATTGAACTCCCTTCATCCACCCCTGTGATGTTACTTTCACTCCAAGGACTACGACTCCCATCACGCACCACTGCAGACTCAATACCTGCCCAGTACACAAAGTAGGACTGCACCACTGTGATGCTGGAAGGACAAAGAAGTTTGTGTTTTGATAAAAAAATTATGCAATTGTCCAAAAAGATATGTACATAATAAACCGATTGTCCAATAAATATTTGACTGCTAGATAGTGGTGATTTCCAACCCTTAACTTGTACTAATGATAAGCCCATACTTACTAGAACCGTATGTCTCCCATCGGTGTATCAGGAGCCCTCCACACAAACGAGAGGTTTCTCTTTGGCTGTTTGTCAGAGTGTGTGAGGGTGTCACCCTCCGAGAGGCAGCGCAGGCTGTGAGTGCCGGGGGGAGTGAGGGTCCAGGAGCCACCCACCAGTACTGGTCCCACTCTCATAGATTTTACCCCGGCTCCAACTCCAGCTCTGGCCCTGGCCTTTACCCCGGCCCCAGCTCCAGCCTCCTTGGTACCCTCCATACTGCGAGCCTGGAGCAGGAAGCCCATGAAGTCCCGAGAGCTGCGAACAGTTACTGAGGGCAGAGATATGAatggaaacaaataaaaccactcAAAATCCAGGCAAAATTAACGTGAATTAAGctcaacacaataaaaaataaaataagtttttatttattttattattttcttctacCACTAACTTTCCACACAGGTTATTTTTACTTGATATGTACCTGAATGAAACCTAGAAGTTAGTTAATCGAGCTGTGAGTTAATTAACAGATATTTAGTACACGTGACAAACTGTCTTGGCAGTCAGAAGTTCGTTAGCCCttagtaaattaattaatagttAGTTATTGCTTGTGACCAACTGTGTTGACAAGTGTAAGTTAGTCTTTAGTCTTTAAACAATGACTTAACAGTTAAAATTACTATCTGTTACTAGTTGTCACAGCAAGTAAGTTGGTCATTAATTGGTTAGTTAATTACTACCTGTGACTAACTGCCCCGGTAGGTACGAAGAGGCGGACGTGCGCAGAGTGACGTGGCTGCGCTGCGGGTCCTGGGGTTGAGCGCGGATGTGACCGGGAGTCATTTCCTGACAGGAGGCGTAGTTGGCACCACGGGAGAACGACAGGGTGGATGGAGCCAGCGACAATAAGACGACACCCaccccaaaacaatggaggGAGGACTTcatctatacacacacatgaacacacacacacacacacacacacataaacacacacacacacacacacatattttctgTTGCAATTTAATCAAAGCAAAGACAGACAGTAGATGCAATTCACATGACATTTTCCTTAAGTGAGAAAATTTAGTCTGAATACTTGAAAGACTGcttagaaaaatgtgatttctaccatttaaaataaaatctgactgCTGGCATGAAGATTGAGgacattttatgttatttggaaattgatatttgtatttttttttaaaaatttgtcagacttttactttttttctcactcCAAACAAACTGAACTACAGTTCTCAGTTTTTAGGGGAAGAGGGATTGAAGGGTAAGGCTGgcaatattctttatttttcttatcgtcaaccaatcctatgaaaagaccaaaacaataTGTTAGTCCATCTTTCAATAAGTTCCAACTTCCTCAGCTTGTGTGTTGCTCTCACCCCCAAACCTGTTTGTTAAAACTTAAGTAAATCTATAAAACTAagtcacaaatatatactttcatgttttaaaatggttgTGTAATTTCCTTAAAAAGCTggccactgtagtttttagcgaacattactcaaacaggaggaaatagcgcatttattggggactattttcagtggtggatgaatctacatttggtgctctgagtattttcagcagcaggatGATGTGGGTTTGaatcaaaacaaactacagttcccacttcatcatcataaaggaacatgtcacccagtgcgtAGTATCAGTGTgtctcactgacgtgtttttaatagtttttggacaacaatggagctctacaacacagaggaataagatatatcaggctttggatatacAAACAAAATTTGATAgaataatcaattcattgttggttttcatcttttcatggAATTAGTGGACAATtagaaatacaaaatatcaccagacttaccCTTTAATAATCTTGGCTTGTTTATGAAAATATCTGTCAGGTTCTCATAGCATAAGTGCATCCtgcaaatattcaaatatttactCATGATGCAGTAAATCCAAAATTAGatacaaatttaaaataaaatgtaaaaaaataattaaaaaacaagatatttgtgAGAGACTATGACAAATTAACCAGATccaataaacagttaataaaggAAACATCTATAACTTCCATTAAATAATATTGAACAAAAGATCCAAATAAGATAAtccaaaaaaatgttaaatcaaaATTTTGGCTAACTCTCTcttaattttgacttttttgttgaccccttttttcttttctttcttgttttcattattttctgacctttttggggcttttttgtgttgttgtcatCTTTAAGCAGGACATTCATGTTAATGAGATGTtacatattaaacaaatattatctaaatgaaaaaaattacaaataattgaataaatgGTACAGAAGTAAACAGGATAGATGTAAGTTTTAATTAAGTCTGCTCTTAAGCTTTCCTACCTTCTGGTTCAATAACGATGTCCAGAAAATGTTCTGCACCTCAACAGCCTCTTCTTCTTCGTCAGTTTATGAATAATCACTGTCGCAGTCTTCCACTTTAGTTGTTGTGGTGTTCGGTGTGTAAAAGCCTCTGGACTGTTTGATTCCCAAAGTGTTTAAAGTGTGTGAAGATGAGCTTGAAGTTTGGAGGGATCCTGGGGTCCAGGATTTGAAGTTTGTGTTGGGGGGATGTAGAACCAGAATATGTAGAGCTGCAGGTCGGATCCCCGAGCACATTACATTTAGaatagtagaagaagaaaagtatgctattatatgtttgtgtgtggttgtgtgtatgtatggaaGCCATTATGTGCCACAGTTGcaacctttttgttttcatatggttacattttatatctttatcttgattaatcaattagtcagttGACAGAAATTTGATAATAGttcaattgttgttttttttcagcaataatTCAAACATTCCCCAGTTCGAGCTTCTCAGTTTTAAGGATGTGATCTGTGATATGAAAACTGACTTTgcggtttggactgttggtcggataAAATGAGGAATTCAAAGACATCAggaaattatattattaattgtttgtattgtattttttttttttactatttgctgacattttacaaactaTAAGTTCAATTGAGAAAAATGATAAGCAGATGAATTGTAACATTTGCAGCGCTAGGTGTGAAACACACTTGGATAGACCATGAAGTACAGAATCTTGGTATCTtaagataatttttttttatgtatcagAATAGCAACAccaatttttaaatttgttaatttatatttcattcatcatctttttgtttttgttcaataACATTttagcagttttgtttttccaaaagtagaacaaacattttaagaaaaggAAATTCAGTAAAAGTACCTAGGTGTAGCATTTGATCATTTCTGACTTATTCTTcttatacaaaaacacacaaaggtgCTCAGAAATGACCTAAATCTAGAAACTCTGTTTAGATAGAATTTCAGCCTTGTGGGGCCATGAGGTCATGAGAGTACCATTATGTAACTCAAACTTTCTGTAGTATCTCTTGTTACACTGCAGAAAGAAAGGCTTCTTTTCTAGTGGAGGCATTTCTATGAGATTAGgacccccaacacacacaaactaacaggATGTACACCAGCTGTAGCCGCCTCTCTCCAGGATCCCCTGAGCATTTCTACTGGTTTCTTCTCTCTTGCCTCCCTGCCTCACtcccctccctctgcctctACATAATTGCCTGACACTCGTAACCACAGCCTACAGGCAGTGCTAATGAAAACTGTCTTTGTGATTACCAGGATGAAATGCAGTCAAACCTGACTGAGGTGCCCTTCATGCATCCATAATCCAACATGCAAATAACTTGTGCAAACCTGTCTTAGCTTTCTTTGAGAATATGTATTCATGCAAGTTCAGACTTTGAAAGACTCAACTCTTGACAGAGAGCTGTTGTGGATGACCGAAGAGAAAGCTCATTTTCCAAGAAGATCTCTAACCGAACTCAGGTAGGTGCACAGAGTCTCAGTAGTCTCAAAAAATAATGTAGGTAACACTTAACCTTATGTAGCATGTAACAAGCTTCCTGTGCTTTACCTGAAAGTTTTGTgctacattttacatttcagaggtaaatattATACCTTTTTACTCctctacatttatctgacaatCATAGTTATTGGTTACTTTGCAGACtgagattttacatttaaaaaagcatatgatgagtttataaaatacaacattttttgGTTTGTAACTCTTACAGAAGTCAGTGTCTAGTtatgtctgtttgtttcttcgtgtttcagatgtttatgagtTGTTAAAAGTTCCACCAAAAAAAGATTTCCCTTTCTAAACTTCTCAGATTGTTTAATGTCAATAAGCATTTGAGACCCAAAGAAGGAAAATTCTCTGATATTACACGAAACAGCAAATATTAgagaaaagttgaaaaaataaatccacatttttgtcgtatacttttgttttttcttctttcctctcccattaatcatctcatgacccctcagatttatctggtgaccctttggaggggcccgacccctaggttagGAACCACTGGACCAAATTATGTGACTGTAtgtaaagtatataaaaatgctgcttacacagtGCTAGTGGCTCGTGCTTGACATTTATACTCGCTGATAATACTACTGTACTTGTACCTACAGTAATGTGGAATTTAAAtgagacttttacttgtaacagagtatttcaacatttattgttacttttactcaagtaaataATCTGAATACTGGCTTCATCAGCTGAtagagtttgctcagttgtcactGAGAGTTAAAAATAAgcattataatatatattataatttatcataaatacatgaatacttgattattaaatgtaatacaatacatacattagtattaattaataaaacaaacatatattaataaatgcttcaggtttttatttatataaaatataatcacACACATTAGTATGTGTACATAGCATATGTGTTTGCACAGAGCTCATTCAATCAGAATCAAGTTTCATTCAGCCTCCCTTTCATTAAGACAAGGCAAAATCTGGTCTGTTCTGGTCTGTTCTGCAAACAGAACAGCGTGTTCCCATTCCTGTTTTCACAACAGGAACTTACTGACATTTCAAAATCCTACATCCTACATGTATCccacaaatgtatttgttttacattttgctgatgtcaatataaactgttgtttttgtagaaaagaaaattaatcagtcaCTCATCATTTTGTCAATTATAACCTCAGGGACAAATTCTGCTCAGATTTTAGTTGTCATTTCCATCATAAAATAACTTTAAACTCTATTAAAGATGTTATAACACACGTTAAATGGCAACCAGCCTTTCTTCAGATAATTGTAAGTGtgcaaaatataatataaaagcTTCATTCAGAATACCAATActaacaaatataataataacctctcaaaagttacaaaaaataaatgaataaaaacaattcagcactacagttaaataaaataaagaaaatataagcacagagaatgaaataaaataaaatacacaacaatagaaggtaaaaaatgttaaaaaacaaaaacaagaaaaaacaacaacaacaacaacaacaaaaaaacaatattagaaCCTGTATCataaaacatcaacattaaataacacacGTGTCATTGCCAGCAGATTAACAACAGCATTGCTCCAAGTAGTAAACTGTACAGATTCTAATAAAACACTTCTCTGTCATTAACTTCTGTCACTGATCTTGCAGCATCCCTCCCTTCTatgcagctgtggctcaggaggtaaaGCAGGTCGTCCACCAATCAGAAGGTCAGTGGCTTGATCCCCAAATCCTCCTGTTTGCATATtcaagtgtccttgggcaagatactgaaccccacgTTGCTCCCAATGGTTACAACAGCACCCTGTGTGGTGGCTCGCTGCCATCAGtgtgcaagagtgtgtgtgtgaatgggtgagtgaacagcagaaacattgtaTAGTGCTTTGGATAATAAATGCTGcatttacctttttttatttctatactACTTAAAGGATAAAACTATATTCATCACCTACTATAGCAGTTTCCTAcattaccagtcaaaagttcCCTTTCACTTGAGTGAGAAAttgtgttcaaacttttgactggtaaagtatatttttcttattgtcaacaaatcttgtgttgtgcagagccaaatcatcatgttttcagtctctggagagtagttctgcgtaagttcactagcttgttgtgctacatatcacaacctcttgactttgtactaaagttatttacagtgtagtacaaagtcaggatatgattttatgtcttttcctgcattttcatggctgttatttttattctacaTTGTGCTCAACAGTGTTTCCATACTTTCCTTACTGTCAAACAATCAGATATTAATAGTGAATGTGTTAAAACGGCCAGTGATGTT
It encodes:
- the LOC137175190 gene encoding reelin domain-containing protein 1-like, producing MKSSLHCFGVGVVLLSLAPSTLSFSRGANYASCQEMTPGHIRAQPQDPQRSHVTLRTSASSYLPGQLVTVTVRSSRDFMGFLLQARSMEGTKEAGAGAGVKARARAGVGAGVKSMRVGPVLVGGSWTLTPPGTHSLRCLSEGDTLTHSDKQPKRNLSFVWRAPDTPMGDIRFYITVVQSYFVYWAGIESAVVRDGSRSPWSESNITGVDEGSSIFALQEDKVTAPPALRTHRVSFKQTGNEIANPPTTLQPPTTTSSGTQSYKSPETPTEVTRSILEMNSSATLASLAVNHLTNQAINKRNISVTLGSLQNSTESSETDIYVTSGYLSGMTEEAGTNTGNLVTHTKDPKSSFFSSTHLPFTASFSSDEAKESTSPHPGPSPAPRRSLYNPFTSSSLPFPSQKLTLGQRLLIQNPIASSDPEPNLNPPTPSSVVHPNPVPHPNLVLNAGHELKPNPPESDTKPKRPSNPSRTPDKDGKYPDIIPRHSTWEVGMLLGCSAGLGMVLVVGIRYVYRQTCGKRTEVTLNDREREYGTGERGLIHVQECGDLVRVRRIRENSFVLLAEYDILAAPGD